The following proteins are co-located in the Acidimicrobiales bacterium genome:
- a CDS encoding prolyl oligopeptidase family serine peptidase, whose product MPDTVDDLPRRHARSQRFTLGRPRTFRVAADGSRVSFLRSSAGDDPVNRLWVLDVDSATEREVVDPAGLGTGDREIAEAELARRERARESAGGIVGYDTDRDLSIAVFVADGAIHLADLTDQGRPTRRLDTIGAPFDPRLSPDGSRVAYATGSDLGVTTTAGNSASTVVARAEDPDVTWGRAEFIAAEEMRRFRGFWWAPDGSSLLATRVDTTDVARWWISSPVEPWSEPRPVAYPAAGTANARVELVVLPVRRGGSPVTVDWSAGGTWEYLADVSWTAGSLPFVVVQSRDQRTLAVLEFDAETGATHEIHRQHDEHWVEIVPGAPCRVGDRLVTVADRDGARRILIDGVPATPPDLQVSGIVDVDTDRILLTATTDATESQLWRLDADGSLRELTQEPGIHTAVARSTISVVSAASLDHDGAVTTVFRGEDAVATLHDHSWSPGEPPSVTLLRVGERAVNTALVLPRGHDGTTRLPVLLDPYGGPHALRVQKARGAYTVPQWFADQGFAVVIADGRGTPGRGPEFERAVRGDLAGPVLEDQVTALHGVAEEHPFLDLTRVAIRGWSFGGYLAALAVIRRPDVFRAAIAGAPVTDWRLYDTHYTERYLGHPGTEPQNYARTDLCAEAAGLTRPLMLVHGLADDNVVAAHTLALSRALLEAGRPHEVLPLSGVTHMTPQETVAENLLRLQVDFLRRHLGG is encoded by the coding sequence GTGCCCGACACCGTCGACGACCTCCCCCGTCGCCACGCCCGCAGCCAGCGATTCACCCTCGGGCGACCGCGGACCTTTCGAGTTGCCGCGGACGGGTCACGGGTGAGCTTTCTGCGGTCGAGCGCCGGCGACGATCCCGTGAACCGGCTGTGGGTGCTCGACGTGGACTCCGCCACCGAACGCGAGGTGGTCGACCCCGCGGGCCTCGGGACCGGTGACAGGGAGATCGCAGAGGCGGAACTGGCACGCCGTGAACGCGCCCGGGAATCCGCCGGCGGGATCGTCGGCTACGACACCGATCGTGACCTGTCGATCGCCGTGTTCGTGGCCGACGGCGCCATCCACCTCGCCGACCTCACCGACCAGGGGCGGCCGACCCGCCGCCTCGACACGATCGGTGCTCCCTTCGACCCGCGCCTGTCCCCGGATGGGAGCCGTGTGGCCTATGCCACGGGCAGCGATCTTGGTGTGACCACCACCGCCGGCAATTCGGCCTCCACGGTCGTCGCCAGGGCCGAGGATCCCGATGTCACCTGGGGCCGGGCCGAGTTCATCGCAGCGGAGGAGATGCGCCGTTTCCGCGGGTTCTGGTGGGCGCCGGACGGGTCATCGCTGCTCGCAACCCGAGTCGACACCACCGACGTCGCCCGATGGTGGATCTCATCGCCGGTCGAACCCTGGTCGGAGCCCCGTCCGGTCGCCTACCCCGCGGCCGGGACGGCCAACGCGCGCGTCGAACTCGTCGTCCTTCCCGTCCGACGAGGTGGATCCCCCGTCACCGTGGACTGGTCGGCCGGTGGCACCTGGGAGTACCTCGCCGACGTCTCGTGGACCGCCGGGTCCCTCCCGTTCGTCGTCGTGCAGTCGCGGGACCAGCGGACGCTCGCCGTCCTCGAGTTCGACGCCGAAACCGGCGCCACGCACGAGATCCACCGCCAACACGACGAGCACTGGGTGGAGATCGTCCCCGGGGCACCGTGCAGAGTCGGTGACCGCCTGGTGACCGTCGCCGACCGCGACGGCGCTCGCCGTATCCTGATCGACGGCGTGCCTGCGACACCCCCGGACCTCCAGGTCAGCGGGATCGTCGACGTCGACACGGACCGGATCCTCCTCACGGCGACCACCGACGCCACCGAGAGTCAGCTGTGGCGACTGGATGCGGACGGGTCCCTGCGTGAGCTCACCCAGGAGCCCGGGATCCACACCGCGGTCGCCCGGAGCACGATCTCGGTGGTCTCCGCCGCGTCGCTGGACCACGACGGTGCTGTGACCACGGTGTTCCGCGGCGAGGACGCCGTTGCGACGCTGCATGACCACTCGTGGTCACCCGGCGAACCGCCGTCCGTGACCCTGCTGCGGGTCGGGGAACGGGCCGTCAACACCGCTCTCGTGTTGCCGCGCGGTCACGACGGCACGACCAGGCTGCCCGTGCTCCTCGATCCCTACGGCGGGCCGCACGCCCTGCGGGTCCAGAAGGCCCGCGGCGCCTACACCGTCCCGCAGTGGTTCGCTGACCAGGGTTTCGCCGTCGTGATCGCCGACGGTCGCGGGACACCCGGTCGGGGGCCGGAGTTCGAGCGGGCGGTGCGCGGCGACCTCGCGGGGCCCGTCCTCGAGGACCAGGTGACGGCACTCCACGGAGTCGCCGAAGAGCACCCGTTCCTCGACCTGACCCGCGTGGCCATCCGCGGCTGGTCCTTCGGTGGGTACCTGGCAGCCCTGGCGGTGATCCGCAGGCCCGATGTGTTCCGGGCGGCCATCGCCGGCGCCCCCGTCACCGACTGGCGCCTCTATGACACCCACTACACCGAGCGCTATCTGGGCCACCCCGGAACCGAACCTCAGAACTACGCGCGGACCGACCTGTGCGCGGAGGCGGCGGGGCTGACACGGCCGCTGATGCTCGTGCACGGCCTCGCGGACGACAACG
- a CDS encoding aminoglycoside phosphotransferase family protein, whose product MDATFLSRVLATGPDARIDIHGTENGTTGRVRATVRAPGTEPTDVFVKVPSGRRRARMLAEIPALTAAEARFYSQLGDEVPDAPAHHYAAHARGRFAIVLEDLTGRCTLHDGGHPCTPAEAAAVVDVLARLHGTFWDDPRLESQGSLGWLGSLRRRETRLGDLLAVPLTELGLRRAANLIPPELRSPARRHARRRRSHMEVLAAGPTTLVHADCHPGNIAFTRQSPPGAVLCDWQMVRTGSWARDVAYFLATGLDARVRRSHGIDLFERYLEGLAAAGGPALDPAQADIVRRAHTVVAFEAMVVTIGVGGLMGAEVIEALVARTARAVIDDDAFTALSTLVTHCR is encoded by the coding sequence GTGGACGCCACGTTCCTCTCCCGGGTCCTCGCTACGGGCCCCGATGCGCGGATCGACATCCATGGGACCGAGAACGGCACGACAGGACGGGTCCGTGCCACCGTGCGGGCTCCAGGGACCGAACCAACCGACGTGTTCGTGAAGGTTCCCTCCGGGCGTCGGCGGGCGCGCATGCTCGCCGAGATCCCCGCGTTGACCGCCGCCGAGGCGCGCTTCTACTCCCAACTCGGCGACGAGGTCCCCGACGCTCCCGCGCACCACTACGCCGCTCACGCCCGGGGCCGCTTCGCCATCGTGCTCGAAGATCTGACCGGCCGGTGCACGCTTCACGACGGCGGCCATCCCTGCACGCCGGCCGAGGCCGCGGCGGTCGTCGACGTCCTCGCGAGACTCCACGGGACGTTCTGGGACGATCCACGGCTCGAGTCACAGGGCTCCCTCGGCTGGCTCGGAAGCCTCCGTAGACGCGAGACGCGTCTGGGAGACCTCCTCGCGGTACCCCTGACCGAGCTCGGGCTCCGCCGCGCCGCGAACCTCATCCCACCGGAGCTTCGGTCGCCAGCCCGCCGCCACGCCCGACGCCGCCGGTCCCACATGGAGGTGCTCGCCGCCGGCCCGACAACTCTGGTCCACGCCGACTGCCATCCGGGGAACATCGCCTTCACCCGGCAGAGTCCTCCCGGAGCGGTGCTGTGCGACTGGCAGATGGTGAGAACGGGGTCGTGGGCCCGCGACGTCGCCTACTTCCTGGCGACGGGGCTCGACGCACGCGTACGCCGCTCCCACGGCATCGATCTGTTCGAGCGCTACCTGGAGGGCCTCGCCGCGGCCGGTGGCCCGGCTCTCGACCCGGCGCAGGCCGACATCGTGAGGCGCGCCCACACCGTCGTGGCGTTCGAGGCGATGGTGGTCACCATCGGCGTTGGAGGTCTCATGGGTGCCGAGGTGATCGAGGCCCTGGTGGCGCGCACGGCCCGGGCGGTCATCGACGACGACGCCTTCACAGCACTGTCCACGCTCGTGACGCACTGTAGGTAG
- the cysS gene encoding cysteine--tRNA ligase, which yields MLRFTDTLSGRVVEFEPAVAGRVSIYACGPTVYDVPHLGHARTALTYDVVARYLRWRGYEVTLVANVTDIDDKIIARAHAEGTTEADVARRYEDVYIAEMRRLGIADPDHRPHATDYVDEMIAFVEKLVDAGAAYVIEDAGVYFDVSAYPDYGLLVHRSADDLREGAGARVDVDEHKNNPLDFALWKAAKPGEPAWDSPWMPGRPGWHIECVAMSLGLLGDGFDIHGGGSDLVFPHHENERAESEAAGHSFARHWLHSAMVNIEGEKMAKSAGNFVTLGDVLDTHDPRALRVAMLQTHYRSTMEISEAVMASATAAVERLDAFERRLGGLSAGAAGADDEVTARFTAAMDEDFATPAALAIVFETVRAGHSALDSEDRDAAATALATVRELSGVLGIEGGSGGAGGDEEEIEELVAARQKARVERDFAEADRIRDELHTRGIEVEDTPDGSVWHRTG from the coding sequence ATGCTGAGGTTCACCGACACCCTGTCGGGACGCGTCGTCGAGTTCGAACCCGCGGTCGCCGGCCGCGTGTCGATCTACGCATGTGGCCCGACCGTCTACGACGTCCCCCACCTCGGCCACGCGCGCACCGCTCTCACCTACGACGTCGTCGCCCGGTACCTGCGTTGGCGTGGCTACGAGGTCACTCTCGTCGCCAACGTCACCGACATCGACGACAAGATCATCGCCCGGGCCCACGCCGAGGGCACGACCGAGGCCGACGTCGCCCGCCGTTACGAGGACGTCTACATCGCCGAGATGCGCCGCCTGGGGATCGCCGACCCCGACCACCGGCCCCACGCCACCGACTACGTCGACGAGATGATCGCCTTCGTCGAGAAACTCGTCGACGCAGGCGCCGCCTACGTCATCGAAGACGCGGGTGTCTACTTCGACGTCTCGGCCTACCCGGACTACGGACTCCTCGTCCACCGCAGCGCGGATGACCTGCGGGAAGGAGCGGGGGCCCGGGTCGACGTCGACGAGCACAAAAACAACCCACTCGACTTCGCACTCTGGAAGGCCGCCAAGCCCGGCGAACCCGCCTGGGACTCGCCGTGGATGCCGGGCCGGCCCGGATGGCACATCGAGTGCGTCGCCATGTCACTCGGCCTCCTCGGCGACGGTTTCGACATCCACGGCGGCGGCTCGGACCTGGTGTTCCCCCACCACGAGAACGAACGGGCGGAGTCCGAGGCCGCGGGTCACTCCTTCGCCCGCCACTGGCTGCACTCGGCGATGGTCAACATCGAGGGCGAGAAGATGGCCAAGTCGGCCGGGAACTTCGTCACGTTGGGCGACGTCCTCGACACCCACGACCCCCGGGCGCTGCGCGTCGCGATGCTCCAGACCCACTACCGCTCCACGATGGAGATCTCCGAGGCCGTGATGGCGTCGGCCACCGCGGCCGTCGAGCGACTCGACGCGTTCGAGCGCCGCCTCGGCGGCCTCTCTGCGGGGGCAGCCGGCGCCGACGACGAGGTGACCGCCCGCTTCACCGCGGCGATGGACGAGGACTTCGCCACACCCGCCGCTCTCGCCATCGTGTTCGAGACGGTCCGTGCCGGCCACAGCGCTCTCGACAGCGAGGACCGGGACGCAGCGGCCACCGCGCTCGCGACCGTCCGCGAGTTGTCGGGCGTTCTCGGCATCGAAGGCGGCTCCGGTGGAGCCGGGGGGGACGAGGAGGAGATCGAGGAGCTCGTCGCCGCCCGCCAGAAGGCCCGCGTCGAACGCGACTTCGCCGAGGCCGACCGGATCCGTGACGAACTCCACACCCGCGGCATCGAGGTCGAGGACACCCCCGACGGCTCCGTGTGGCACCGCACCGGTTGA